One genomic region from Rosa rugosa chromosome 1, drRosRugo1.1, whole genome shotgun sequence encodes:
- the LOC133731359 gene encoding uncharacterized protein LOC133731359 — IVLSVLTGSSCFQVVSVMSMWTRLQPAYAANMWNEALNKRVGIEGLDLYEILAEVENREISVDYLLTIPEQDEWVYSDGKSTTCVAFILAMYKEAGIFGPISNSIQVTEFTIRDAYMLKIFEDNQTHLPSWCNIGDEKLPFCQILGEYMMELPEYNTIEPYANMNEHCESRRRHEEDLLDPEPILKEPRNCRRKLV, encoded by the exons ATTGTGCTTTCTGTCCTAACTGGCAGCTCCTGCTTTCAGGTTGTTTCTGTCATGTCTATGTGGACCAGGTTGCAGCCTGcctatgctgcaaacatgtggAATGAGGCTCTAAACAAGCGGGTAGGTATTGAG GGATTGGACCTGTATGAGATTCTGGCTGAGGTTGAAAATCGCGAGATATCTGTTGATTACTTGCTTACTATTCCAGAACAAGATGAGTGGGTGTACAGTGATGGCAAATCTACAACCTGTGTTGCTTTCATTCTTGCAATGTATAAAGAAGCTGGGATTTTTGGTCCTATTTCTAACTCCATTCAAGTTACTGAATTCACT ATTCGTGATGCGTACATGCTAAAGATTTTTGAGGATAACCAGACCCATTTGCCAAGTTGGTGTAACATAGGGGATGAAAAGCTCCCATTCTGCCAGATCCTTGGTGAATATATGATGGAACTGCCTGAATATAACACCATAGAGCCATATGCAAACATGAATGAGCACTGTGAATCACGAAGACGACACGAAGAGGATTTGCTGGACCCAGAACCCATCTTGAAAGAACCCAGAAACTGCCGAAGAAAATTGGTATGA
- the LOC133725641 gene encoding receptor-like protein kinase → MQLSLCHFLFLFLCCSVSITTITSLNADGLALLSILNHWTFVPKPISSSWNLSDSTPCKWVGIECDPAHNVFALNVSSYGISGQLGPEIGNLSHLQTLVLSFNNFSGQIPMELANCSLLETLDLSGNGFSGKFLDNLQKLKSLQYLSLNDNFLVGQIPESLFTIPNLAKVYLYNNSLNGSIPGNVGSLSELVHLYLYYNELSGAIPSSIGNCSKLEELILNYNQLSGVLPESVNNLKNLSSLQVSKNSLEGTISFGSENCKNLVSLDLSSNQFSGVLPSALANCTGLREFSAAVNNLVGPIPSSFGLLDKLQFLYLPENQLSGKIPPELGKCKSLTGLQLYTNQLVGEIPDELGMLTNLQDLQLFQNNLTGEIPVSIWKIQTLQYVHLYKNNLTGELPLEMTELKQLENITLYENQFYGVVPQALGINSSLVQLDFMYNMFTGRIPPNLCLGKKLRALNMGFNQFQGTIPSDVGSCSTLWRLRLEQNNLTGVLPQFAKNSDLSYMDISSNEISGEIPSSLGDCSSLTSINLAMNNLTGVIPEELGYLADLQSLDLSHNSLAGALPSSLSNCTKMQEFDVGSNFLNGSIPLSLSSWTGLSKLVLSENRFTGGIPPFLSEFEKLSELQLGGNLLGGVIPSSVGALQNLFYALNLSNNALTGVVPSELGKLTMLQQLDLSHNNLTGTLRALDGMNSLIEVNVSYNSFTGAVPETLMNLLNSSSFSFSSNPSLCVSYLPSCGFTCAGNNTIKLCNSQSSKQKGLSKVEIAFIALGSSILVVSLLYLLVYLFCLHKRTKQEVGVSAREGPSSLLSKVMEATENLSDRYIIGRGAHGTVYRASLDEDKDFAVKKLVFEGHEGRRLSMIRELQTLGKIRHRNLVKLEDFWLRKDYGLILYRYMQNGSLHDVLHEISPPLILEWSVRYKIALGTAYGLEYLHYDCDPPIVHRDIKPMNILLDSDMEAHIADFGIAKLLDQSTPSTVSISVVGTTGYIAPENAFRTANSVESDVYSYGVVLLELITRKKALDPSFMEQTDIVGWVRSVWSDTEKIDRIVDSSLVEELLDSDIREQIVDVLLVAFSCTHNDPKKRPTMRDVIKQLLDVKSPMRSTKF, encoded by the exons ATGCAGCTTTCTCTTtgccatttccttttcttgttctTGTGCTGCTCTGTTTCCATAACCACTATAACTAGTTTGAACGCTGATGGGCTTGCTCTACTGTCCATCTTAAACCACTGGACTTTTGTCCCCAAACCCATTTCCTCAAGCTGGAATCTTTCTGATTCCACACCATGCAAATGGGTAGGAATAGAATGCGACCCTGCCCACAATGTTTTTGCCTTGAATGTCTCTAGTTATGGAATTTCTGGTCAGTTAGGACCTGAAATTGGGAACTTGAGTCACTTACAGACTCTTGTTTTGAGTTTCAATAATTTTTCTGGCCAAATTCCAATGGAGTTGGCCAATTGTAGTCTTCTTGAGACCTTGGATTTGTCTGGAAATGGGTTCAGTGGAAAATTTCTTGATAACTTGCAAAAGCTGAAGAGTTTACAGTACTTGAGCTTGAATGATAATTTTTTGGTTGGGCAGATTCCTGAGTCCTTGTTTACAATTCCAAACTTAGCCAAGGTGTATTTGTACAATAACAGTTTGAATGGTTCAATCCCTGGAAATGTTGGTTCATTGAGTGAGCTTGTGCATTTGTATTTGTACTATAATGAGTTGTCGGGAGCGATTCCTTCATCCATTGGAAACTGTAGTAAATTGgaggaattgattttgaattatAACCAGTTGAGTGGAGTATTGCCCGAGAGTGTAAACAACCTTAAGAACCTCTCCTCTCTACAAGTCAGTAAGAACAGTCTTGAGGGTACCATTTCTTTTGGTTCAGAAAATTGCAAGAATTTGGTTTCCTTGGATTTATCATCCAATCAGTTTAGTGGAGTACTTCCATCAGCCCTTGCCAATTGTACTGGTTTAAGGGAATTTTCGGCTGCAGTTAACAATTTAGTTGGTCCAATACCGTCTTCCTTTGGCCTACTAGATAAGCTACAATTTCTATACCTTCCTGAGAATCAGCTGTCTGGAAAAATACCTCCAGAACTTGGCAAGTGTAAGTCCTTGACCGGACTACAATTGTATACAAACCAACTAGTTGGAGAAATTCCCGATGAGTTGGGAATGTTAACCAACTTGCAGGACCTTCAATTATTTCAAAACAACTTAACTGGTGAAATTCCAGTTAGCATATGGAAGATTCAAACTCTTCAATATGTCCATCTATACAAGAATAACCTCACTGGGGAACTGCCTCTAGAGATGACTGAGCTCAAGCAACTGGAAAACATCACATTGTACGAAAACCAGTTTTATGGAGTTGTACCTCAAGCTTTGGGGATTAACAGCAGTTTAGTTCAGTTAGATTTTATGTATAATATGTTCACTGGTAGAATCCCTCCAAATCTTTGCCTTGGAAAGAAGCTAAGGGCATTGAATATGGGGTTCAATCAGTTTCAAGGTACCATACCTTCTGATGTCGGAAGTTGTTCAACTCTTTGGAGGTTGAGACTCGAACAGAATAACTTGACCGGAGTACTTCCGCAATTTGCAAAAAATTCTGACCTTTCATATATGGACATCAGCAGCAATGAGATTAGTGGAGAAATTCCATCAAGCTTGGGAGACTGTAGCAGCCTCACCTCCATCAACTTGGCCATGAATAACTTAACAGGAGTTATACCAGAGGAGCTAGGGTACCTTGCAGATCTTCAAAGTTTGGATCTTTCCCACAACAGTTTGGCGGGTGCTTTGCCTTCTAGCCTATCCAATTGTACCAAAATGCAGGAGTTTGATGTGGGGTCCAACTTCTTGAATGGCTCCATTCCTTTGAGTTTGAGTAGTTGGACAGGTTTATCTAAACTGGTATTAAGTGAAAACAGGTTTACCGGCGGCATTCCACCCTTCTTGTCAGAATTTGAAAAGCTTTCGGAGCTACAACTTGGCGGAAATTTGTTGGGAGGTGTGATTCCATCGTCAGTTGGAGCACTGCAGAATTTGTTTTATGCTCTGAACCTTAGCAATAATGCATTGACAGGTGTGGTTCCTTCAGAGCTTGGAAAGTTGACAATGCTACAGCAACTAGATTTATCTCATAACAATCTGACGGGGACTTTGAGAGCTCTTGATGGGATGAATTCATTGATTGAGGTTAATGTTTCATACAATAGCTTCACAGGTGCAGTACCAGAAACATTGATGAACCTGTTGAACTCATCCTCATTTTCCTTTTCCAGCAATCCCTCCCTATGTGTCAGTTACCTTCCATCATGTGGCTTCACTTGTGCCGGAAACAACACTATTAAGCTCTGTAATAGTCAATCAAGCAAGCAGAAAGGACTTAGTAAagtggaaattgcatttatagCCCTAGGATCATCGATACTAGTTGTTTCTCTGCTGTATCTACTGGTGTATTTGTTTTGCTTGCACAAAAGGACTAAGCAGGAGGTTGGGGTCTCAGCTCGAGAGGGTCCATCTTCCTTACTCTCCAAAGTCATGGAGGCTACAGAGAATCTTAGTGATAGATATATCATTGGCAGAGGAGCCCATGGAACTGTTTATAGAGCTTCTTTGGATGAAGACAAAGATTTTGCTGTCAAGAAGCTTGTATTTGAAGGGCATGAAGGAAGGCGTTTGAGCATGATTAGAGAACTTCAAACCCTTGGGAAGATCAGGCACCGGAATCTGGTTAAATTGGAAGACTTCTGGTTAAGAAAGGACTATGGCTTAATCTTGTATAGGTACATGCAAAATGGGAGCCTTCATGATGTTTTGCACGAAATTAGTCCCCCACTAATTCTGGAGTGGAGTGTCCGCTACAAGATAGCACTGGGAACTGCATACGGCTTAGAATATCTCCATTATGATTGTGATCCCCCAATAGTGCATCGAGATATCAAGCCAATGAACATTCTGTTAGACTCTGATATGGAAGCTCATATTGCTGATTTTGGAATTGCTAAACTCTTGGATCAGTCTACTCCTTCAACGGTGTCCATCTCAGTTGTTGGTACAACCGGATATATCGCACCAG AAAATGCATTCAGAACGGCAAACAGTGTGGAATCTGATGTGTACAGTTATGGGGTTGTTTTACTTGAGCTGATAACTAGAAAGAAGGCATTGGATCCATCATTTATGGAGCAAACTGACATTGTAGGATGGGTTAGATCAGTGTGGAGCGACACAGAAAAAATTGATAGGATTGTTGATTCAAGCCTTGTGGAGGAACTTCTGGACTCAGATATCAGGGAACAAATTGTTGATGTGCTTCTTGTGGCTTTCAGCTGTACTCATAATGATCCTAAGAAGCGACCCACGATGAGAGATGTTATCAAGCAATTATTAGATGTAAAATCCCCAATGAGGAGCACAAAATTCTAG